Genomic segment of Drosophila willistoni isolate 14030-0811.24 chromosome 2L unlocalized genomic scaffold, UCI_dwil_1.1 Seg139, whole genome shotgun sequence:
AGGATttaaaacatacataaataataaattgattttactTGCAGATCCATTGAATCTGCCCTTGATGCAAGGTTATGGACCCGTCTTAATCATAACGGGGCTTTACCTAGTCTTTATCCTTAAACTAGGCAGATGGTTTATGGAAAAACGTCAACCATATCAATTGCGTGGCATTCTTAAGTATTACAATCTCTTTCAAGTGGCCTACAATGCGATCATGGTTTTAATGGTAAGATCGGAGATCGCTTCTACACTATTACCAAAGGCGTCATTATTTTGCTTTCGTTTTTAGATGGTGTTATGCCTGGTGGTTTACAAACCCTACAAGTTCAGTTGCATGGTTCCATCGCCCTTGGATCACGGTGCGAAAAATTGGGAACGTTTTATCGGATATGCCTACTACATTAACAAATACTTTGATTTTTTGGACACAATATTCTTTATCCTGCGcaagaaatacaaacaaatcACAATTCTTCACATTGTCCATCATGCAGCGATGCCACTGGCCGCCTATTTAACTATGCGAATCAATGGCTATGGCGGCTTACCGGTGACTGTTTCCACGGCCAACACTTTTGTTCATACCGTCATGTATAGCTATTACTATCTGGCATCACAGTATCCCGATTTGAGCCAGAATCTGTGGTGGAAGAAATACATAACCATTTTGCAGATGGCTCAATTTATAAGCGTGCTGATCCACATATTCTGGACATTACAGCAGGAGGACTGCTATATAAATCCACATCTAATCAATGGATTTATTGGAGCAGGAATCTTCTTGATCACAATGTTTAGTAATTTTTATGTAAGAACCTATATGCTTTCAAagtctaagaaaaagtaaaaaactaagataacAGTTTTGTAACGTCGGcaataattttgaatatagCAGAGGACGAAAAAATCAAACTTTTTTTACTCTTCCAGGgtgtttcatttatttggtaGGTTGTTTGTAAAGTTTCCGACCCCATCaagtgtatatattt
This window contains:
- the LOC26529704 gene encoding elongation of very long chain fatty acids protein F; the protein is MLEVFNIPHADPLNLPLMQGYGPVLIITGLYLVFILKLGRWFMEKRQPYQLRGILKYYNLFQVAYNAIMVLMMVLCLVVYKPYKFSCMVPSPLDHGAKNWERFIGYAYYINKYFDFLDTIFFILRKKYKQITILHIVHHAAMPLAAYLTMRINGYGGLPVTVSTANTFVHTVMYSYYYLASQYPDLSQNLWWKKYITILQMAQFISVLIHIFWTLQQEDCYINPHLINGFIGAGIFLITMFSNFYVRTYMLSKSKKK